One segment of Anguilla anguilla isolate fAngAng1 chromosome 1, fAngAng1.pri, whole genome shotgun sequence DNA contains the following:
- the ivd gene encoding isovaleryl-CoA dehydrogenase, mitochondrial has product MLAVKRALQFGLRISSAVSRRGCAGSAVPIDDVVNGLTDEQIQLRQTVRRFFQEQLAPSADEIDKSNEFKGMRDFWRQLGDLGVLGITAPVELGGSGLGYLDHVIVMEEMTRVSAAVALSYGAHSNLCVNQLVRHGNEAQKEKYLPKLMTGEHIGALAMSEPNAGSDVVSMKLKARKEGDHYVLNGNKFWITNGPDADVLVVYAKTEPEAVARGITAFIVEKGMPGFSTAQKLDKLGMRGSNTCELIFEDCIVPGENVLGRLNKGVYVLMSGLDLERLVLSAGPLGIMQSVLDHAIPYMHIREAFGQKIGHFQLLQGKMADMYTRLSSCRQYVYNVARACDKGHFNAMDCAGVILYCAENATQVALDGIQCLGGNGYINDYPMGRYLRDAKLYEIGAGTSEVRRMIIGRGFNAMYK; this is encoded by the exons ATGTTGGCGGTGAAGAGAGCGCTGCAGTTCGGTCTGAGGATATCTTCGGCTGTGTCAAGACGTGGCTGCGCTGGTTCTGCTGTCCCGATTGATGATGTTGTGAACGGGTTGACGGACGAGCAGATCCAG CTCAGGCAAACAGTTCGCAGGTTCTTTCAGGAGCAATTGGCCCCTAGCGCAGATGAGATCGACAAGAGCAATGAGTTCAAAGGGATGCGG GATTTCTGGAGACAGTTGGGTGATCTTGGAGTCCTTGGGATCACTGCTCCAG TGGAGCTGGGTGGCTCGGGTTTGGGCTATCTGGATCACGTGATTGTGATGGAGGAGATGACGAGAGTATCAGCTGCTGTTGCACTTAGCTATGGGGCGCACTCCAATCTCTGCGTCAACCAGTTGGTGCGCCATGGCAATGAagcacaaaaggaaaaatatttgccCAAG CTGATGACAGGGGAGCATATTGGGGCCCTGGCTATGAGTGAGCCCAATGCTGGCTCTGATGTGGTTTCCATGAAGTTGAAGGCCAGGAAGGAAG GCGACCACTATGTTCTCAACGGAAATAAGTTCTGGATCACCAATGGGCCAGACGCTGATGTGTTAGTTGTATATGCAAAGACTGAACCTGAAGCTGTGGCTCGTGGCATCACTGCCTTCATCGTGGAGAAG GGCATGCCTGGGTTCAGCACTGCCCAGAAGCTAGACAAGCTTGGGATGCGAGGATCCAACACCTGTGAGCTCATCTTCGAGGACTGCATAGTTCCAG GGGAGAACGTCCTGGGCCGACTCAACAAAGGCGTGTATGTCCTGATGAGTGGCCTGGATCTGGAAAGACTGGTGCTTTCAGCTGGCCCTTTGGG CATCATGCAGTCTGTATTGGATCATGCAATCCCTTACATGCACATCCGAGAAGCATTTGGACAGAAGATTGGCCACTTCCAG CTTCTACAAGGCAAGATGGCGGATATGTACACACGGTTGAGTTCATGCCGGCAGTATGTGTACAATGTAGCTCGCGCCTGCGATAAGGGCCACTTCAACGCCATG GACTGTGCTGGAGTCATCCTATATTGCGCAGAAAATGCCACTCAGGTTGCACTGGATGGAATTCAATGTCTTG gGGGCAATGGATACATCAACGACTACCCCATGGGTCGATACTTGCGGGATGCCAAGCTTTATGAGATTGGGGCAGGCACCAGCGAGGTGCGGAGGATGATCATCGGCCGTGGCTTCAATGCCATGTACAAGTAA